From Candidatus Atelocyanobacterium thalassa isolate ALOHA, a single genomic window includes:
- a CDS encoding DNA cytosine methyltransferase codes for MNQKRPIAIDLFAGVGGMTLGFEQAGFDVLGSVEIDPIHCAAHHYNFPFWTTICSDISIINAKTIRNLSCIGNREIDVVFGGPPCQGFSLIGKRNPKDNRNNLIKHFIRLVIELQPKYFVIENVPGMATKNNQAFLEEIFDEFIANNYRIETNYKILNAANYGVPQIRKRLFIMGGKSDLPLPDYPQFLTNYNQEINSTIPFTPTVSQAINDLPEVNHYPELSYKDSMKVNSSKLNDYVKGLLDSNDNFSYKRIYDKNLLTSSFRTKHTTKLIERFNKTPQGKKEPISRFFKLHPEGLCNTLRAGTPSNRGSYTSPRPIHPFTPRCITVREAARLHSYPDWFRFHVTKWHGFRQVGNSVPPLLAKAIAKEILKTLDISPIKPIIEYKLENEENLSFNTSQAATYYNISTDVIGKRIRKKQII; via the coding sequence ATGAATCAAAAACGTCCTATTGCTATTGACTTATTCGCTGGTGTGGGAGGTATGACACTTGGTTTCGAGCAGGCTGGATTCGATGTTTTAGGATCCGTAGAAATTGACCCTATTCATTGTGCTGCTCATCATTATAATTTCCCATTCTGGACAACTATATGTTCTGATATCTCTATAATTAATGCTAAAACTATTAGAAATTTATCTTGTATTGGGAATCGAGAAATTGATGTTGTTTTCGGTGGCCCACCTTGTCAAGGTTTTTCTTTAATAGGCAAACGAAATCCAAAAGATAATCGTAATAATTTAATTAAACACTTCATTCGCTTAGTTATAGAACTACAGCCCAAGTATTTTGTTATTGAAAATGTTCCTGGGATGGCCACAAAAAATAATCAAGCATTCTTAGAAGAAATATTTGATGAGTTTATTGCAAATAATTATAGAATTGAAACAAATTATAAAATCTTAAATGCTGCTAATTATGGAGTTCCACAGATAAGAAAAAGACTATTTATTATGGGAGGGAAATCAGATTTACCACTTCCTGATTATCCTCAATTTCTAACAAACTATAACCAAGAAATAAACTCAACTATTCCTTTTACCCCAACAGTTAGTCAAGCTATAAATGATCTACCTGAGGTTAATCATTATCCAGAATTGAGTTATAAAGATTCGATGAAAGTTAATTCTAGTAAACTTAACGACTATGTTAAGGGTCTTCTTGATTCAAATGATAATTTTTCTTATAAAAGAATATATGATAAGAATCTTTTAACGTCTAGTTTTAGAACAAAGCACACAACAAAATTGATTGAGAGATTTAACAAAACTCCTCAAGGTAAAAAAGAACCTATTAGTCGATTTTTTAAACTGCATCCAGAAGGTTTGTGTAATACCTTAAGAGCAGGAACACCTAGTAATAGAGGATCTTATACATCTCCTCGTCCTATTCATCCTTTTACTCCTAGGTGTATCACTGTAAGAGAAGCTGCAAGATTACATTCTTATCCCGATTGGTTCAGGTTTCATGTCACCAAATGGCATGGATTTCGACAAGTTGGCAATTCAGTACCACCTTTATTGGCAAAAGCTATCGCGAAAGAAATCCTTAAAACGTTAGATATATCACCTATTAAACCAATTATTGAATATAAATTAGAAAATGAAGAAAATTTGAGTTTTAATACCTCACAAGCAGCAACTTATTACAATATCAGTACTGATGTAATTGGAAAGAGAATAAGAAAGAAACAAATTATCTAA
- a CDS encoding S41 family peptidase, with amino-acid sequence MKRIFSRFIYFFIILVVCNCLVFAPNTYASIENQKLLLESWDLLNTSYLDDTFNNQNWYLVKQDLMKYSLNTREETYKVIDEMLITLDEPFTRLLRPEQYHNLKIETSGEFSGIGLRLQINPQTEKLEVVSPIKNSPAEFAGIKEHDLILEIDGISTTNLNLDQAAEKMRGLTGTRINLTIFSSQNKKVYQNQIIRKHISLSPLISNIDKTSSDSFVGYIRLNKFSSNAVEEMKTTIKTLEEEGAKSYILDLRDNPGGLFESGINIARLWMNKGTIVYTINRQGIQNSFSSSGKPLTNSPLVLLVNKGTASSSEILAGALQDSRRAILFGETTFGKGLIQSLFELSNNCGLAVTVAKYETPNHKDIHKLGIQPDKIILQETLAYDEIGTIKDIQYQEAIKFLREK; translated from the coding sequence ATGAAAAGAATTTTTTCTAGATTTATATATTTTTTTATTATCTTGGTTGTTTGTAACTGCCTTGTTTTTGCGCCTAATACTTACGCTTCTATTGAAAATCAAAAACTATTATTGGAATCTTGGGATTTACTAAATACATCTTATTTAGATGATACTTTCAACAACCAAAATTGGTATTTAGTGAAACAAGATTTAATGAAATATTCTCTAAATACACGAGAAGAGACATATAAAGTAATTGATGAAATGTTAATAACACTTGATGAACCTTTTACTCGCTTATTAAGGCCAGAGCAGTATCATAACCTAAAGATTGAAACTTCGGGAGAATTTTCAGGAATAGGTTTGCGACTCCAAATTAATCCTCAAACTGAAAAATTAGAAGTTGTTTCTCCTATTAAAAATTCTCCTGCAGAATTTGCCGGTATTAAAGAACATGATTTAATTTTAGAAATTGATGGTATCAGTACTACTAACTTAAATTTAGACCAAGCCGCTGAGAAAATGCGCGGACTAACTGGTACAAGAATAAACTTAACTATTTTTTCTTCTCAAAATAAAAAAGTATATCAAAATCAAATTATTCGTAAGCATATATCTCTAAGCCCTTTAATATCTAATATAGACAAAACTTCGTCTGATTCATTTGTTGGCTATATTCGTTTAAATAAATTTAGCTCAAATGCTGTTGAAGAAATGAAAACAACTATTAAAACGCTCGAAGAAGAAGGCGCTAAATCTTATATCTTAGATTTGAGAGATAACCCAGGAGGACTTTTTGAAAGTGGAATTAATATTGCTCGTCTATGGATGAATAAAGGAACGATAGTCTACACTATTAATCGTCAAGGTATTCAAAATAGTTTTAGTTCTTCAGGAAAACCGTTAACAAATTCTCCATTAGTTTTATTAGTAAATAAAGGTACTGCAAGTTCTAGTGAAATTTTAGCAGGAGCTTTGCAAGATAGTAGAAGAGCAATATTATTTGGTGAAACAACGTTTGGGAAAGGCTTAATTCAATCTTTATTTGAATTATCTAATAATTGCGGTTTAGCTGTTACTGTAGCCAAATATGAGACTCCTAATCATAAGGATATCCATAAATTAGGTATTCAACCAGATAAAATTATTTTACAAGAAACACTTGCTTATGATGAGATTGGGACAATAAAAGACATACAGTATCAAGAAGCAATTAAATTTTTAAGAGAAAAATAA
- the glyQ gene encoding glycine--tRNA ligase subunit alpha: MSINFQEIIIKLNNFWSNHGCLILQPYDIEKGAGTMNPGTFLKAIGPEPWSVAYVEPCRRPTDGRYGKNPNRFQYYFQYQVLIKPSLDNIQEIYLESLKTLGIKPEEHDIRFVEDNWESPTLGAWGVGWEVWLDGMEVTQFTYFQQCGGKDCYPTPIEITYGLERLAMYLQKVEVITDIQWNKSITYGDIFLQSEIEQCIYNFEVSNSDLLFQLFNLYEKEAKELISQKLIAPSLDYVLKCSHSFNLLDARGVIAVAERTLYIGRIRSLAKEIANLYLEQRKALNFPLLRNGVNNY; encoded by the coding sequence GTGTCAATTAATTTTCAGGAAATTATCATAAAATTAAATAATTTTTGGAGCAATCACGGCTGTCTAATTTTACAGCCTTATGATATCGAAAAAGGTGCAGGAACTATGAACCCTGGAACTTTTCTTAAAGCTATTGGACCAGAACCATGGTCAGTAGCATATGTAGAACCCTGCCGTCGTCCTACAGATGGTCGTTATGGTAAAAACCCTAATCGTTTTCAATATTATTTTCAATACCAAGTATTGATTAAGCCATCGCTAGATAATATTCAAGAGATCTACTTAGAATCCCTTAAAACATTAGGTATTAAGCCAGAGGAACATGATATTCGTTTTGTAGAAGATAATTGGGAATCACCTACTTTGGGTGCTTGGGGTGTAGGCTGGGAGGTATGGCTTGACGGAATGGAAGTTACTCAGTTTACTTACTTTCAGCAATGCGGAGGGAAAGATTGTTATCCAACTCCCATAGAAATAACTTATGGTTTAGAAAGATTAGCAATGTATTTACAAAAAGTAGAAGTAATTACTGATATTCAATGGAATAAAAGTATCACTTATGGAGATATCTTTCTACAAAGCGAAATAGAACAGTGCATATATAATTTTGAAGTATCTAATTCTGATTTATTGTTTCAATTATTTAATTTGTACGAGAAAGAAGCCAAGGAATTAATTTCTCAAAAATTAATTGCTCCTAGCTTAGATTATGTTCTTAAATGTTCTCATTCATTTAATTTATTAGATGCTAGAGGAGTGATTGCAGTAGCAGAAAGAACTTTATATATAGGACGCATTCGTTCTTTAGCTAAAGAAATTGCTAACTTATATCTAGAACAAAGAAAAGCTCTAAATTTTCCTTTATTACGTAATGGTGTCAATAACTATTGA
- a CDS encoding GIY-YIG nuclease family protein: MSNISNLSLLEDLKEVSLDNLTHLPEKTGIYMMASSSGYVYYIGNSINLRQYLLSYNLSDLHKYDIHKIYYLLCNQTELEDIEAEYTIFYTPSWNQNKDQISNDKISNSKCSSFQEKIDRYLKISNLIEKLEEEKEILKEDITTYANNYKQENGTSLTYKNVTISTNQRKTWEYSNIVKELETKIKNLKKIEQKNGLAKVVKLSVYSTIRGK, from the coding sequence ATGTCTAATATATCAAACTTATCTTTACTAGAAGATTTAAAAGAAGTTAGTTTAGATAATTTAACTCACTTGCCAGAAAAAACAGGTATTTATATGATGGCTAGTAGTTCTGGATACGTATACTATATAGGAAATTCCATCAATCTTAGACAGTATTTACTAAGTTATAATTTATCTGATCTGCATAAGTATGATATTCATAAGATCTATTATTTGCTCTGCAACCAAACAGAGCTAGAAGATATAGAAGCAGAATATACAATTTTTTATACACCTTCTTGGAATCAGAATAAAGATCAAATAAGCAATGACAAAATATCCAATTCTAAATGTTCATCATTTCAGGAAAAAATTGATAGATATTTAAAAATATCAAATCTAATCGAGAAATTAGAAGAAGAAAAAGAAATTTTAAAAGAAGATATTACAACTTATGCAAATAATTATAAACAAGAAAATGGAACAAGCTTAACTTATAAGAATGTTACCATTTCAACCAATCAACGTAAAACTTGGGAATATTCTAATATAGTAAAAGAATTAGAAACTAAAATAAAAAATCTAAAAAAAATAGAACAGAAAAATGGATTAGCTAAAGTCGTAAAACTTTCAGTTTACTCAACAATTAGAGGAAAATAA
- the ffh gene encoding signal recognition particle protein, with translation MFDALTDRLEEAWKKLRGQNIITHANIQETLKEVRRALLEADVNLQVVKDFIADIEKSAIGVKVIQGVNPGQQFIKVVYEELVKVMGESNSPLAKAESDPTVILMVGLQGTGKTTATAKLAHYLKKQKQSCLMVAADIYRPAAIDQLKTLGQQIEVPVFELGNQENPVNIALQGVNKAKEIEADVVIIDTAGRLQIDQGMMLELTQIKESINPHDTLLVVDAMTGQEAANLAQTFHEKIKITGTILTKMDGDTRGGAALSVRKVSGQPIKFVGVGEKIEALQPFYPDRMASRILNMGDILTLVEKAQEEIDFSDMEQLQSKILDAKFDFNDFLKQTRLMKSMGSFSNILKMVPGLNKINTKDIEKGENELKRTEAMIGSMTLEERKDPDLLAKSPSRRYRIAKGSGYSETEISKLIKNFTRMRTMMQQLGNGGMPGMGGGMPGMGGGMPGMGGGMPGMGNLFSQGPSNGFRDHSQVNQKKKAKKIKKKKGFGSL, from the coding sequence ATGTTTGATGCTCTTACTGATCGCTTAGAGGAAGCTTGGAAAAAATTACGTGGTCAAAACATAATAACTCATGCAAATATACAGGAAACTTTAAAAGAGGTTAGACGTGCTCTTTTAGAGGCGGATGTTAATTTACAGGTAGTCAAAGATTTTATTGCAGATATTGAAAAATCTGCAATTGGTGTAAAAGTTATTCAAGGAGTTAATCCTGGGCAGCAGTTTATAAAAGTTGTTTATGAAGAATTAGTAAAAGTTATGGGAGAAAGTAATTCTCCTCTAGCTAAAGCAGAAAGTGATCCTACAGTTATCTTAATGGTAGGATTGCAAGGAACTGGTAAAACAACTGCAACAGCAAAACTTGCTCATTATCTTAAAAAACAAAAGCAAAGTTGTTTAATGGTTGCTGCAGATATCTATCGTCCTGCAGCTATTGATCAATTAAAAACATTAGGACAACAAATTGAGGTTCCAGTTTTTGAATTAGGCAATCAAGAAAATCCTGTTAATATTGCTCTTCAGGGTGTTAACAAAGCTAAAGAGATAGAAGCTGATGTAGTAATTATCGATACAGCAGGACGATTGCAGATTGATCAAGGGATGATGCTGGAGTTGACTCAGATAAAAGAGAGTATTAATCCTCATGATACTTTATTAGTCGTAGATGCTATGACAGGACAAGAAGCGGCTAATCTTGCTCAAACTTTTCATGAAAAAATTAAAATTACAGGAACAATTTTAACTAAAATGGATGGCGACACCAGAGGTGGAGCAGCTTTATCAGTTAGAAAAGTTTCAGGACAACCTATAAAGTTTGTTGGTGTCGGTGAAAAAATAGAAGCTTTACAACCTTTTTATCCTGATCGGATGGCTTCTAGAATATTAAATATGGGAGATATCCTCACACTAGTAGAAAAGGCTCAGGAAGAAATTGATTTTTCTGACATGGAACAGCTACAGTCCAAAATTCTAGACGCAAAATTTGACTTTAATGATTTTCTTAAACAGACACGTCTAATGAAAAGTATGGGCTCATTTAGTAATATTTTAAAAATGGTTCCGGGATTAAATAAAATCAATACAAAAGATATTGAAAAAGGGGAAAATGAACTCAAGCGTACTGAAGCTATGATTGGTTCTATGACTTTAGAAGAACGTAAAGACCCAGATTTATTAGCAAAATCACCAAGTCGTAGATATCGTATAGCTAAAGGTTCAGGATATTCAGAAACTGAAATTAGTAAATTAATCAAAAACTTTACTAGAATGCGTACAATGATGCAGCAGTTAGGAAATGGTGGAATGCCTGGAATGGGAGGTGGAATGCCTGGAATGGGAGGTGGAATGCCTGGAATGGGAGGTGGAATGCCTGGAATGGGAAATTTGTTTAGTCAAGGGCCATCTAACGGATTCCGCGATCATTCACAAGTAAATCAAAAGAAAAAAGCTAAGAAAATTAAAAAGAAAAAAGGATTTGGAAGTCTATAA
- a CDS encoding alpha/beta fold hydrolase, whose protein sequence is MPTINILGVSHAYELIPSSSNSSKPVLIFVHGWLLSRQYWSPLIKRLSKKYSCLIYDLRGFGDSQPINNFVSQEIQISSPYSPETYAKDLVILLEKLKIHKSWLIGHSVGGNIALWGAELCPEKVQGVICLNVGGGIYLKEEFERFLLVGQQLIRYKPTWLLGFPVVEILFSKIIITNSIARRWGKQRVIDLIKANPIAALGSLLNSTTEKEVHVLPQIVACLSQPVYFLAGGQDRLIESQYVRYLASFHKLFSFQGKNVIDFPNCGHMPMIEKPELLEEKMLGILIAHKL, encoded by the coding sequence ATGCCAACTATAAATATTTTAGGAGTTTCTCACGCTTATGAATTGATCCCATCTTCGTCTAATTCATCTAAACCTGTTTTGATTTTTGTTCATGGTTGGTTATTAAGTCGTCAATATTGGTCTCCTCTTATCAAAAGACTTTCTAAAAAATATTCTTGCCTCATATATGATCTTAGAGGATTTGGAGATTCCCAACCTATAAATAACTTTGTATCTCAAGAGATACAAATATCTTCTCCTTATTCTCCAGAAACTTACGCAAAAGACTTAGTCATTCTATTAGAAAAATTAAAAATTCACAAAAGTTGGTTGATAGGGCACTCTGTTGGAGGAAATATTGCATTATGGGGAGCTGAACTTTGTCCGGAAAAAGTTCAAGGGGTCATCTGTTTAAATGTTGGCGGTGGTATATACCTTAAAGAAGAATTTGAACGATTTCTTCTTGTTGGACAACAATTAATTAGGTATAAGCCTACTTGGCTATTAGGCTTTCCTGTAGTTGAAATTCTTTTTTCAAAAATTATAATAACAAATTCTATAGCTAGAAGATGGGGAAAACAGAGAGTAATAGATTTAATAAAAGCTAACCCAATAGCTGCGTTAGGCTCTTTATTGAATTCAACTACTGAAAAAGAAGTTCATGTATTACCACAAATTGTTGCCTGTTTATCGCAGCCAGTATATTTTTTAGCCGGAGGACAAGATAGATTGATTGAGTCTCAATATGTAAGATACCTAGCTAGTTTTCATAAGCTCTTTAGTTTCCAAGGTAAAAATGTTATTGATTTTCCAAACTGTGGACACATGCCTATGATAGAAAAGCCTGAACTTCTCGAAGAAAAAATGCTAGGAATTCTAATTGCACATAAGCTTTGA
- the yidD gene encoding membrane protein insertion efficiency factor YidD, whose translation MQLVSTKILLILIKGYKKYISPFLPPSCRFQPTCSEYMLEAVERFGPLHGTLLGVKRFFRCNPFSTPKYDPVPPKVKT comes from the coding sequence ATTCAACTTGTTAGTACAAAAATATTACTAATTTTAATTAAAGGTTATAAAAAATATATTTCTCCATTTCTACCTCCTAGTTGTCGATTTCAACCAACATGTTCAGAATATATGCTAGAAGCTGTTGAAAGGTTTGGCCCTTTACATGGAACGTTGTTAGGAGTTAAAAGATTTTTCCGTTGTAATCCTTTCAGTACTCCAAAATATGATCCTGTACCACCTAAAGTTAAAACATAA